The sequence CTCTGTGGCATTATATGATGGTATCATAGTTTAACTTGAAAATTCGATTTTGAGCCTCTAAACATGTCTCCTGCCTTTGTCCCCGCCTTTCTAACAAATGCCTTCATCAACCTCTGTACGTTTCTTTTAAAGAACCCCAGCACAATGTACCTTTAACATCAGCATGCACCTTTAGACTTGCTATATAACGTGTTCCCGTAAGAAAGTGCCGCTATGAAGAAAGGGATTCTTTAATCTTTGCCAGGGCGACCAGGGCTGAGGCTGTTGGGTTGGCTGATATCTAGATACTGAATATCAAGTTGGTCTGGGAAATCCAGTTACTGTAACAAATTCACAATCACAGCTCTAGGAATTTAAAGGAATAGTTTGcccttctcttcctctgtcttgtCTGTGTATCTGCATTTGCTAAGAATGTGAGAGAACTTTAGTGTATGCAGAATATCAGCAATACAATACTGTTGACTGACTTTGTAGTATTTTAAGCAAATATACAGAGTGTTAAGCTAATCATAGTAAATAAAGACGAACACTAGTAATACTTTCATGTCACCTAACGCGTTTAGTATTCAATCACCAGCTCTCAGCAGCCACACCTACACattttatgtctatttataATGCCTCATTGTCTGAAACTCATTTGTTGTTAAGGGCACATGGACTTTTTAGCTTCAGCAATCATTGCAATGCCAATGGGAATCAAGCATTCCCTTTTAATGTGTAGAGATTTAAAACCATACAGTACGTGAtgctggatttttttcccccacacttCATCCTTTCATTACTTCTACTTAGTCCTCAGAATTGCCTTATGCTGTTGGTCGCCATTTTGACTGCTAAGTGTTGATGGCAGTCCAACACAAcacgttttttttccccctctgttcTTTCCAGTCAAGTGTTACGGGGTGCCTTTTACTAATGGAGACCAGACTTTTAtctgtacatttttctttgtcatCTAGATGtcattgtaaaatgttaatgttgAGTTGGTctgttcatgtttatttatttcatttttttcttttgttattcaGGAAATTTAATCCATATGTTAGTACACACTGTTCTAATCTCCGAGTCACTGCAAACTAAAATTACACCAGGATGAATTATATGAATGCAAAGGAATGTGAGACAAGTTGGGGCACTACAGTCTTTGTCAGTAATGGTAAAAATGTGTACCAGGCTTGTGTCTGTCTAACGCATTACTGGTAGAGCTTAATATATCTTCAGGCGTGTtcaatttctgtttgtttgtttggggttttttttttttcatttgtgtgttgttgttttttttacattcacacCAGCCTGTTGAGTCATGCTTAATGCATTATCATCACAAAACTTTAGAGTTGATATGATTTAGTAATAAAATCTTCCACAATCTGGTCTTATCTTTTATAACAGACCACGTATTCTTTTCCTTTCACAAGTAATGAGAACAACATACATGCCTGATTGTGTACCAGAATGTGCTTGGTCTCAGCTGTGTGGCACATAAGCAGTCTGTTAAAAGGCAGTATATTACCATGTGTGTAATCGTCCCCTTCAGTGTTGTCACTCTGAACTGGCAGTGTGTGGACCTTGTTTACATGTTGTAGAGGGTCGCCGAGACTTATTTCTGCCCCATGTGGAATGAAAAGCTCATTCCAACCCTGCTCTAAGATTTCATGTCCTCACAAATCTCTTTtgatatttttctgtttattcttcAGATCTTCTCTGTTGTCAACAAACCTTGTGAAAACTTTATTAAATGTGATGAATCTATGAAAAGGTCTCCAAGCGTGTTCTCATTTAATGGCATTGGTGTGTGCGtcgtgtctgtgtatatgtgtgtgtgcctctgtgtgtgtctgtatatatatatatatatatatatatatatatatatatatatatatatatatatatatatacagacacacacagagtctgtatatatatattatatatatataatctgtgtgtgtctgtgtgtatatatatttgtgtgtgtatgtcgtgtctgtgtatatgtgtgtctgtatatatatatgtgtgtgtgtgtgtgtgtgtgtgtgtgtgtatatatgtctgtgtgtatatatatgtgtgtgtgtgtgtatatatgtctgtgtgtatatatatatgtgtgtgtgtgtgtctgtgtgtgtatatataataatacaaataataaatagtaatttacGCCTTACACGGGTCTTCGCCTCGGTATAAATATAGAAAGTGATCTTAGAGTGTGTCTAAAGTTGTgcactacacaccacagtagTATGCTGCCATAGTGCGCTCCCAAAAGTGACCACTTCTGGTGttgtacttttctttttaaacctaCTATGTAGTATGTTAGTACGCAGGTTAGGAAGTCGCCCAGGAAACGCACGAGCTTCAGTGCTGTAGGTCCACATCCGTCCCACAACATGCTGAGTCGAGTCGCTTGGACAGAGCAGGATGTTTCCGCCGCTGAGAACTCGGGCGCTGGATGGAAGTTTACCACCTCGGTAAAATGATGGTGGAACCTCAAAAGTTACACAATGTCTAACTTGTTTATGGGTTCTAGCTTGTTTACTGTAGAGCGGTTTGTGTTGTGGAGGCCGATGAGGAATCGGTTCACTGTTTAACTGCACGAGGCTGCTGACTGCTGCAATGGTAAGGACCATCACCCTGTTTTTCTTATCTTTCAGTGGAAAGACAGATCTCAACAAACCTGAACACAACAGATAAGTATAGAGAAACCAGAAAACAGTCTTGTAATTAGTCTCAGTATGTAGtcattatacatacacacatattatacacacacatttaaaaagagccttatactgtatataggagcctcattatatgtgtgtgtattatatatatatataaatatatatatatatatatatatatatatatatatatatatatatataatgttactATAAATTATGAGGCTTATATAAGGCTCTAACATATATAAGGCTCTATTAACAGACAGAATTTATGACTCTAGTCGTCACCATCAACAATTATTAGCCTGTGCCGTATGTGATCCGATTCAAAACCTTACAAACTAATTTCAGGTATATACACATTAGATTTTCTaattaatcaaaaacaaattaattagaCATAAACTCTACTGAGTTAAGATAGAACTGAAATGGAGACTAAGGTTAATGcaagtcaaataaaaaacaaaaagacttatttttttaaatttatgtaaaaaaaaaaacaatattacaataatCTTTGCTAATAGTTACGCAATCGGAACACAAGATTGTTAACCctgttataaataaaagcagatattgcatatgtctatatatatatacaatgttATGTATATATAGAACAATGACCAATACATAAGAGTAAGTTAATTTTTGCTGACATCTGCTGTCTGCAAAATTCTGCCCTTTGTGTACAAATCATTTGAATTGATTATCCATGTGTTATCTAGCGGATGTTTGTGGCGGAGGTGGACGTTGAGGTTGGTAATGGGAAACTGAGAACCACTGGATGTGTTGTTCCAGGAAAAACATTTCCAAACATGCATCAGACTTTCATCAGGGTTAAAAGGTTTACTGGGGCAGAAAGCAGGTTCCTGAGTTATTATGGCAGCTCCAGTTATTAAATGAACCATCATGAGAAAACATGTCACCTTTCTCAGGCCAGCTGTGAATCATTAGTGCAGGCCATATGCTGACAAATCAAGGACACTTTAGCGGGCTCCACTGAGCTCCAAATCTCTAGGATATCCTAGGGCTACATGGGCACGCTGTCTGTTAATCATTGTAGCTCACCTCGTCACTTATTTCCAGTCCTTCTTTTAGTGACATCCTGTGCTCAGTGGAGTAACTGCATCTTCAAAAGGAACTCCAAGCCAAGCGTGATTAAGACAGGGTGTGAAgagtttctgtttgtgtgtgtgtgtgtgtgtgtttatgaatgcATGTGCTTTGGACTTGCTGTTAAGGAGCAAAAAGTGGAGGTGGGTGCAGCTTCCATGGCTcaggaaaagaagagagaaaagacagcAGGAGTGCTTCCTCCAGATGGTGGCTGGGGCTGGATGATTGTGGCCGGCTGTTTCATGGTTACTGTCTGCACTCGTGCTGTAACAAGGTAAAACCTGTTTGGATCAAATCAATACTGCTTAATGTTGGGTTATTTTTACCATTTTCTGAATACACCACCTTAGCATGGTCTGCAATCGTAAGAAGAACCTTCTTACTATTGAATTTGTAATCGCATACAATGTCAAACCAATTATatgaataaactttaataattaAGTGTGACTTTCTGGTGAGTCCGAGTGTCTGTTTCTTATGTAGTTAAACTTTGCTCAAACGTAGACATGGACATAACAGATAACATGTAGAACGCTATATTTAGTTCATTTCACTGTGAGAATTCTTGAAAATAAATTGAGCACAGCGGGTCTGTGAGCTTTCTCTTATGGCCAGTTCAGGTTACATTTGCAACGTGGGTAAACAACTTGGCAAGCTGTCAAACAAGGGGCCACAGTGGTCTTACTGGTTTTACAGGTAATAGTTCACAGCCCTCTATAATTTACCTGGGATTAAGTGTGACTAAGAGTTTAGTTTTTGAGGAAAGGGAGATATTGTTTAGTGTGAACACCTTGTGTTTGGTGCCCTATAATCAGAAATATAGAGTTGTTGAAGTTGTTGTGAAAAGTGTTGAGTTGTTAAAGTGTTGTTATCTATGCCATGTCGGTGATCCTATCGGTGTCCTATCGGTGATATTGTGTGAAACAATAAATGGTGAGAAAATACCTGGTGGCCTATGACCCAAGGCAAAAATGTGCTGTACTCtgcacttatttattttgcagcCTGTGTGATGTACTTGTTGTTCTGGTTAGGAAAGTCCTGGCTGTAAACTTTCAAGTTATTCCATTCCATATTCCAGAGAAGCAGATTTAGAGCAGTTATGGTATCTCTCACTTTGACAAACAGAGAAACTGACAACTTTATGTGGCAGTGTACATTTTAGAAACTTTGAACTTGGAGAGTGAAATTAATTgacttaaattaaaattgaacaAATTAATGATAACATAAACTGTCATGGCCCACCCTGTACATAGGTACCAGAGATATGTGGTGGTAAACAATCTTGTCCAGATTAAATGATTCCTAATGGGATTCTTAAGAGAAAGTCTCCTTAAACCTGAAAGAGCAACTTGAcaccctttttctctcttttttttaattttattttagccAGCATTTCATTTGCAGATGGGTGTGGTTTAGAACCTGAAGAAATGACTTGGCCCTAATTTGGCTGGCTCTAACCAGTCTGAACAGAATGAAAGACATCTCTCCCTCCGGTGGCCCCGGGTTAGCTTTGCATGTGTGTTCTTTGGCCAATGATTGAGTATGTAAGAGTCACTGGCTGTCAAATTCACTCTTACTGATTTGACCCTGGTCTCCTGCCTGGTGCTTTCACCCTGTTTGTTCAGGTGCAGACAGACTGGGGTGAGGCTTGTGCCTCATTAGCCCTTTTCCCAGCTCTCCAACTCCAAAGCCCCCCTAGGATGCCAAAGCTGAACTTCTTACTGTCCAGCTAAGCAGCAATAATTACAGGATTCAGCGTCTCCTCTCATTTGATAGAAAGTggttctgttttattatggaATGTGGTGTTTTTATGGAAACAGAGCAGTAATCAAGAATATCACATGCTTTGAAATTTAGTGCATATATTACACATGTAATTacatgttgtttttctttttctagatgcatctccattttttttgttgaatttcAAATGCATTTTGCACATGATTACTCTGGGACCGCATGGATCCACTCGTTAGTAGACTGCACCACCATGCTGTGTGGTATGTAATCTTTAATTgactttattttttgcatttacaatgtaaaaaaattgtCTGAACCCAGCTAAGCCAATTCTTTCTTTCCTATTCAGTTAATAGTATACATTGTcaaacatatatactgtatatgtctggTTTAGTGCTCACTGTGTTTAGATGTTAATTATTTCTCCTCGGATGTGACATCTTGCTGTTAGCACGTTGAACTTATTTTGCATACTTTAAACATATCCAGCATTTGCAAGAGAACAACCCCTTTACTATGTGTAGCTTTCATTTGGAATTAGACAATAGAAAGAATGAAAGGCCACAGGAGGTTCgaccccctctctcttttcttgaAATTTAGCAAGACACAGCTTGACTTGTAACAGCAggcacatttgtttttgttcttcatgCTAATGTCTGCTGTCACAACACCTAGTATTTGTAAGGAACTGAGTGcttccaaaaataaaaagtgaacaGCCCTACTCATTGCTGACTTATTAACATAAAGTTTTCCTTTGCTGACATTAGCTGACGTGGTAATTTTCTTATCAACAAACTGATAGCATAGTTTTTGCTGGCCAAAATCCTAGCGAGTTCAATGAGTTGAAAAAACTGCAAGCTTTGCAGTTAATAAAATCTGTGTTACAACCTTTTACACGTGTCTCAACCAGAAGTAAGGTGATAGCATTTTAAAGTCTGGTTATGCTGAAAAGTGAAGATTTAATTCTTAATTCACAGTGGCATAATAGATTGGTGAGAACTGAACCATTAtactacacactgacacacatactgtaagttACATAACAGAAAGTTACAGATAGTTATTTGAAGATAAGCAGTACGACTCCATGAATTTCCTGTTagaattcattttgtttttcaagcCAATTACTGTAGGACATTAGTACTTGTGTACATTAGAGGTAACAAATAAACCAGTCAGTTAAAGACACTAATTCTAGTGGGCCAAAATATCAACATACACCAAGTTGACGGATCCTTTATGTACTCTGGAACTTGTAGGCATCAGTGAACAAGCCTGCACATCTACCATCATTAGAGTCCATGACCTGAGGCTTTTTTGCAACTCTAAGACCAGCATAAATTCAGAGTGAAGTTTGTAGGTTATCACAAGGTATTTGGAGGGCTGTTCTTTGCTCAGATGTTCTTTGCTGGAAAAGCAACATGTGCACTTCAGAAAATATATGGCATAATAAGGAAGGAAGATGATCTAGAAATACTGAAGCAACACATCAAGACATAAGCCAAAAAAGTTAACTCGGTCACAACTGGGTCTTCCAGCAGGACTGTGATTCTGAGTAAAGTATTGGAGTCAGATCACTCTGTCAAAGCCCCGACCTGAATCCCAGAGAAACTTTGAACAAACCTGTCTGAGACAAGGGGcccaaaatgtatatataatgttttgacCCCTTGAAAATCTGAAATGAATTGAAgtgaatgaaaatgtaattgaattaaatgaggTTTTTTTAGCTATTCATTAAAATCGACCTTTCCTTGTATACAGTGataattaaaacagaaaacatctATAGATGTATAGGTATAGAAACAACTtaactttgaaaataatttattacattttacccTGCAAATGAACTTTGGTGCTGTATTTGCTGTTATTCAATGCTTTGCTGTGTTATTTGACTGTATTTTCTTCCAATGGCAGCTCCTCTGGGCAGTCTGATTGGGAATCAGCTCTCATGTCGTGTGGCTGTGATAATTGGAGGATTCTTAGCCTCTACTGGAATGGTGCTTAGCTCTTTTGCCACCAGTTTAGAGTACCTCTACCTCTCTCTAGGTGTCTTAACTGGTAAGGCACCCTAAATTAATTCAGATTCATGTCTCATCTAATTTGAAAGTTTGTTTAGTTACTGAAGCCCAAGAAATGaggaatataatataaatgggATAATATTGTAAGTTGGTGGCTGAAAGTGTTGGTTTTCTTTGCAGGACTTGGCTTTGCTCTCTGTTACACACCAGCCATTGCTATGGTTGGTGTTTACTTCTGCGAAAGGAAGTCTTTGGCTTATGGCATTGCTATGTCTGGCAGCGGCATTGGCACCTTCATACTGGCTCCTGTGGTGCAGCTACTGATAGAACACTACTCTTGGCGTGGTGCTCTGCTTATCCTGGGAGGCTTGGTGgccaacctgtgtgtgtgtggagctctgCTAAGGCCTATCACGctcaaagaagaagaagccttgcCCTTGCCAGTGGACACCGAGTGTGGATACAGTTCAACACCTCTCACATCCGATCAGAAAGAGACAAACAACAAAGAGCAGAAAAACACCAAGCAGTGCTGCATGCAATTCATGCAGGACTACCATTTCCTGCTAATGCCCGATTTCCTGGTCTTGGCAGGCTCCTTCCTCCTCCTGGCCAGTGGCTGCAGCCTGCCGTTTGTTTACTTAGTGCCCTACGCACTAGATGTGGGTGTCAGTCACCACCATGCCGCTTTTCTTATGTCTATTTTAGGTGTCATTGACATTGTGGGCAACATAACCTTCGGCTGGCTCACAGACAGAAGGTGAACTACAGTGGATGCTTACACAGTTTCATGCTGAGAAAACATTAATTGTGTGGCAGATTAAGCAGTCCATTCACATGCTCatgagaaaaataagattaagaTTCCATCAGAGACATTTCCACAACATCTCATCACAACCTGATTTGGCTCATGTCCATTTTACTATCCATCATCTTAATAAAAGTCTGACGTTCATTTTCATCTTTAAGCAGAATAACTTTTTACCAGCCAAGTTTCTAAATCTATCTTAAAGGTTCCTTTTGGCCACAGTTACATTTGATAGGTTTTCCCAGACCCAGAGTCTTTTTCTTATTAGCAATTATAACTAAttccttttaattaaaaaatatattgaataaGAATTAGATTATACTCtctatacttttttaaatagtcTCAAGTGACCGACTGGCAGGTCACTGATGTCTAGTTGTAAGGGTTATCCAGGTATTTGATTGATATTTGTCATGTATCCGAGAGGCTTTTTTAGTTCAAAAATTGATGCTAAATTCTAACGAGTCTTTCAGAATATCCTGACTGAATTATCTTTCCATTTTTTGCAGGTGCTTGAAGAAGTACAGGAGCATTTGTTACATGGCTGCTGTGGGAATGGAGGGTCTCTGCTGCTTCCTCATCCCTCTCCTACATACATTTGCTCTACTGGTGCCCTTCTCGGTGCTCTATGGCTATTTTGATGGTGCTTATGTGGCCCTTATTCCTGTGGTGACTTCAGATGTAGTGGGGACAGCATGCCTGTCATCTGCACTCGGTGTTGTGTATTTCCTGCATGCTATTCCATATCTGCTGAGCCCACCTATTGGAGGTGAGTGTCAGCAGGTCTTTACTtgcatacattacatacacttTCTATTTTAAATCAGTAGCCATTCGAAATTTGTCCTACTGGAACTGtttcactgtaaaataaaataagtgccTCAGTACCACTGAAGTTTATGGTGAAGAAACCTCAGGTTGAAGTTAGATTATTATTTGTAGCTAAGAAATTTGGCCTGAATTTGTACTAAtaagaagagatcagatgtgctaaAACATTAACCACATTTAAATCTAGACTCAAAACTGTTTAGCTGTTCATTTTTCTGAACGAGCCCTGTGCTATGTCTAAACTGATTGCACTACGTATAATCCTTTCctcttttaattgttttaatttcattttaaatcaattcaattgatgattattttactttctatgtaaagcactttgaattaaaattgtgtatgaaatgtgctacataAATAAACGTGTCTTGCCTTGACTAATAGGTTTGATGTTTGATTCTTCTGCTTCTCAGGCTGGTTGGTGGATACCACAGGCACCTACACAGCAACGTTCTTTCTCAGTGGCTTTGCGCTCATTTCCAGTGCTCTCCTGCTGTGTACCATCACTGTGGTCCGCCACTGCCAGAGAATTCAGAGGAACTCGCTCAGCAAAGTCACCACAGCAGAAACGTGTGAAGCCAAACAGGCAGAGTTTTATACTGCAAAAATTTTATAGAGTTGAACCTATCATTTATATGACctgttatcttttatttttgtacacaaTGCAAGTACATAGACTTAAGTAGTTGGGGAAAACATTTGTAGCATTACCAGATTTCCACAGTCTCAAATCCCATGAATGTGCCTTTTCTATCGTCTAAACGTTGGAAACAGAAAAGGTGAGTTAGAGTTGGTGCATATTGCATCTAGTTTTTACAAAGTGTTTGTCCAatataatatatgaaaataattgtTCAAGACTTTAAGATTAAGACttcatgattttttatttaaataggcaAGACCAGGATTCAGTGCCACAAGAGGGCAGTGCTGATTTATTTAACTCACTACAGTCTTGGACATTGTTGGATGCTGCCATGTTGACACACAATGTTTATATCATGTACATTGACAGGATAAATAGTTTTTAGCGACCGTTTTATAAGCTAGTTTTACATATCATCTTTATTTTATGAAAGCAAAAAGTGTTACAATGTCTTTTGCAATAAACATGAAACTAAATTATGATTAATAAAAGATTAGCCCAGTGAAATATATTTTCTGTACTGGTCACATGCTGTTGTTTTGAATGAGCATTTATTTcggttaataaaataatgtacatGTTTAATACTGACATTTTTCAATGTGTCTGCTAAACAAGACAAATTAGTGTATAGAAATTAATAGTGAAAGATCAGAATGATAGTGAGAGGCATTGTAGAAGTGTGTAATTACACTGATATAAAGCCAACCTTGGCATAGACAGAATATTTAAGATAttgataaatatttgtattttgcagAATTTTCTCAGCAGTCTTAAGGCCCTGCATTTCTCTTCTATTTCCTTTCAAAGCTTCTCTGGGTTCTTCCACTTCCGGGGCTTTTAAATGACCGTCTATCATTAATCTTTTTCAGatgttttgcactttttttccCATCTTTTGTGTCTTCGTCTATCTTCAGACATTCCATATAATAAGTGATGGCATCAGACATGGATCTTTTTTTGTACTGCTGAAACTGAGCATAACAGAGATAAACAGTTTGTAGGTTCTCATTCTTTTCTTTAGCTATCTGCAGGGTTTGCTGAAACAGCTCTTCAGCACGATCTAGTTTCCCATCCTCGCTGTACTGAACTGCTAGCTCCATCATAGCTATAAT is a genomic window of Tachysurus fulvidraco isolate hzauxx_2018 chromosome 8, HZAU_PFXX_2.0, whole genome shotgun sequence containing:
- the slc16a12b gene encoding monocarboxylate transporter 12-B isoform X1; translated protein: MGTLSVNHCSSPRHLFPVLLLVTSCAQWSNCIFKRNSKPSVIKTGCEEFLFVCVCVCVYECMCFGLAVKEQKVEVGAASMAQEKKREKTAGVLPPDGGWGWMIVAGCFMVTVCTRAVTRCISIFFVEFQMHFAHDYSGTAWIHSLVDCTTMLCAPLGSLIGNQLSCRVAVIIGGFLASTGMVLSSFATSLEYLYLSLGVLTGLGFALCYTPAIAMVGVYFCERKSLAYGIAMSGSGIGTFILAPVVQLLIEHYSWRGALLILGGLVANLCVCGALLRPITLKEEEALPLPVDTECGYSSTPLTSDQKETNNKEQKNTKQCCMQFMQDYHFLLMPDFLVLAGSFLLLASGCSLPFVYLVPYALDVGVSHHHAAFLMSILGVIDIVGNITFGWLTDRRCLKKYRSICYMAAVGMEGLCCFLIPLLHTFALLVPFSVLYGYFDGAYVALIPVVTSDVVGTACLSSALGVVYFLHAIPYLLSPPIGGWLVDTTGTYTATFFLSGFALISSALLLCTITVVRHCQRIQRNSLSKVTTAETCEAKQAEFYTAKIL
- the slc16a12b gene encoding monocarboxylate transporter 12-B isoform X2, translating into MEQKVEVGAASMAQEKKREKTAGVLPPDGGWGWMIVAGCFMVTVCTRAVTRCISIFFVEFQMHFAHDYSGTAWIHSLVDCTTMLCAPLGSLIGNQLSCRVAVIIGGFLASTGMVLSSFATSLEYLYLSLGVLTGLGFALCYTPAIAMVGVYFCERKSLAYGIAMSGSGIGTFILAPVVQLLIEHYSWRGALLILGGLVANLCVCGALLRPITLKEEEALPLPVDTECGYSSTPLTSDQKETNNKEQKNTKQCCMQFMQDYHFLLMPDFLVLAGSFLLLASGCSLPFVYLVPYALDVGVSHHHAAFLMSILGVIDIVGNITFGWLTDRRCLKKYRSICYMAAVGMEGLCCFLIPLLHTFALLVPFSVLYGYFDGAYVALIPVVTSDVVGTACLSSALGVVYFLHAIPYLLSPPIGGWLVDTTGTYTATFFLSGFALISSALLLCTITVVRHCQRIQRNSLSKVTTAETCEAKQAEFYTAKIL